TCAATGCTCCTCCGAACGTAATGACAAGGACGAGATAGACGATGGCTACAGCTGCAGCCATTGCTAGACCGAGTTGTGTGAACGATTCCTGAATCTGTTCTGTGACCCCACCTTGCTCATATGAGACACCTGTCGGACGATCGATATTCTTGACAGATTTTTCAATCGCTTGGGAAGCTTCTGTCGCTTTATCCGTTTTCAATTCTGCTGTCACAGTAGCGACGAGTTTTCCGTCACGTTCATTGAGCGAATCTGGTGTCGTTCCTTTTTTCACTTCAACGAAATCGGACAGCTTACGAACGCCAAGTGGTGTCACGACGTCTGTCTCCTCCAAGTCTCGGATCGAATCATATGTCGTCTGTTCGTTTGGAACGATGACATCAAGTTCTTTCCCATCTACCTTAATAGTAGAAAGTGGTTTTTCCTCTCCCTGGACATTCGCAATACCCTGCGCAAGCTGTGCTGTTGATACACCGAATTCAGCCGCTTTTTGCTGATCGACTTCGAACGTGTACTGCGTATAGGCTTCTTTTAGATCTGTCGTTACTTTTCGAACATATTTCGTTTCGCCTTCGATCGCATCGACGAATTTCGGTGTGACTTTTTCTAAATCTTCGATATTGTTCGCGAAGATCGAATACGAGACGCCTGACGACGCAGCTCCACCACTAAAGTCTTGCTCTTTCCATTCACCTGTCGGAATATCAGCATTCAACTGCTTGATCGCTGTCTGCTTAACATCTGCGAAATCTTCTGTGTCTGGATCATACTGGACGATGAAGACACCTTGTTTCGTATTCCCTGGGTTCAATGGGTTTTCTCCACCGACTGTGAATTGAAGATTATCGATATTTTTTTGTTTGTTGAAATAATCTTCTGCTTGGTCAGCTGCTTTTAATGAATCATCAAGTGTTTGACCTGGTTTTGGATTGTACGTGACGTAGAGTGTTTTTTCTCCTTCTTGATTCAAGAAGTTGACACCAATCGTTGGTACAAGTGCAAAACTTCCGATCAACAGTAGGACGGAAAGACCAAAGACGATGAGTTTATGGTTTAACGACCAATTCAGCATACGACGATATCCGTTCGCTAGCTTTCCGCCTTCTTCTTTTTCTGGTTTTGGTGCTTTACCACGCTTAAAGAGCGAGTCCGCAAACATCGGAACGACCGTGACCGCTACGATCAAGGACGCGAACAGTGCAAAGACGACTGTCAATGCGAACGGTAAGAAGAGTTCTCCGACGAATCCCGTAACGAATCCGAGTGGTAAGAATACAGCAATCGTAACGACCGTTGACGATGCGATTGGAATGAATACCTCTCGTGTTGCACTGATGATCAGTTCTTTTCCTTTTAGCTTTTCCGTCGGATCTGTTAAACGACGATAAATATTTTCGATGACGACGATCGAATCATCAACAACGCGACCAATCGCGACCGTCATTGCCCCAAGCGTCATGATATTTAAGGAAATATCCATCTGCTTCAGTACAAGAATCGCCATCAGAAGTGATAGTGGAATCGAAATGACTGCGATGATCGTTGACTTGATATTTCGAAGGAACAGCAAGATGATGACGATCGCGAATAATGCACCAATCAGCGCCTTACTAATCATCGTTGAAACGGATTCCTCGATTGGTTTCCCTTGATCAAGTGTTACAGATGCATTGACTGATCCATTTTCTTTTTCAAAGTCTTTAATCGTCTGCTTCACTGCGTTGACGACATCAACCGTATTTGCGTCCTGCGACTTTGTGACTTGAACACCAATCGATCGTTCACCGTTCGAACGAGAAATCGATTCTTCAATCCCTTTGTCTTCAATCGTTGCGACTTGCGACAGCGTGACAGTTGGTACTTCTGTTGGTGCTTGTGTTGCTTGTCCTGACGTAGCACCTGTCGATGGTGTCGTTTGGGATGCAGCACCTCCTGTCGCTGCTGGTGCTTGTCCTGCTTGTCCTGCTTGTCCTGCTTGTCCTGCTTGTCCTGCTTGTCCTGCTTCAGGAGTATTCGCTGCTGGCGGTGTATAGGGAAGACGAAGATCTTTTAATTCCTTGACCGTCGTTGCTTTACCATCTAGTACGACCGCCTGTTCTTTATCTCCTAGCTCGTACAAACCAAGCGCTAAACGTGAATCATTAGCTTGAATTAATTGTTTTGCATTCTCTTCTGTTAAACCGTAACGTTCGAGTTTTTTCTCATCAAATCGAATCTCAATTCGACGAATTTCTTGACCTGCGACTTGAACCGTTTGAGCACCTTCGATTCCCTCAAGTTTTGGTTGGAGTTCATTTTCAACGAGTTTCGTTAACTCGGACAGGGAACGTTCCTTGTCTGAGACAGCAAAACCGATGACTGGGAATGCATCAAAAGAAATCCGTGATACTTGTGGCTCCTGGACACCTTCTGGTAATTCGACGTTTGAAAGAGCTTCTTTTACCTTTTGCTCTGCTTCTTCCATGTCCGTACTGAAGTTATAGTCGATTTGTAAGTTCGATGCATTTTGGAAGGACGTCGAACGTACAGTATCGACCCCTGGTAAATTTTCGACCTTACTTTCAAGTTCTCGACTGACTTCATCTAGTACCTGTTCTGGTGTAGCACCTGGATAAATCGTCGTCACGGACACGGTTGGTGTCGTGATGTCTGGCAACGTCTCAAGCTTCATCGATGTTCCCGCATAAATGCCGGCAACCGTGATGATGATCGTCATGAGCCAGAGGGCAAACTTATTGTTTACCGAAAACTGGATGATCTTTTTCATCGTATGGTTCTCCCTCACTCTTCAATTTGTTTGTCTAATCGTCGTGCACGTTCTATCAATTGCTGAATCAATCGTTGTCGAACAGTCGGAGAAGGAGCGCCGAACTGAAAATGCTCAGACAACTTCAAACCGTCTAACGTAAAGCGAATCGACAATACCTCAACCGGATCCATCTGTTCGGTCAGTTGGCGGAAGAAATGCTCCGCTTGTCGTTTTCGTTCCTCGACGAACGTCGCATGGTCCTTTAACAAGGACAACAAGTAAAGAAGCGCATCCATGTCGAGATGGAACTCCTCTTGCTGCTGAATTTGCAACGTCACAAACGCTTCCATCGGTCCCATCGTCAACTGATGTTGTTCGTATAGTTCGAATTGACGTGCTTCTTGCGCCTCGATGACACCCATTAGCAACGCTTCTTTCGAAGAAAAATGATACAACAGTCCACCCTTTGAGACATTCGCTTGTTTCGCGACTTCATCGAGCGTTAGCTGCGTAAAGCCTTGTTGCAATATAATCGCCGTCGTTGCCTCAAGAATCCGGCGACGGGTCTCTTGTGCTTTTGCACTAGCCAAAAGCCTCCCCCTTTTCCTGTTTATTTTACTGTACCGT
This window of the Exiguobacterium acetylicum genome carries:
- a CDS encoding efflux RND transporter permease subunit; the encoded protein is MKKIIQFSVNNKFALWLMTIIITVAGIYAGTSMKLETLPDITTPTVSVTTIYPGATPEQVLDEVSRELESKVENLPGVDTVRSTSFQNASNLQIDYNFSTDMEEAEQKVKEALSNVELPEGVQEPQVSRISFDAFPVIGFAVSDKERSLSELTKLVENELQPKLEGIEGAQTVQVAGQEIRRIEIRFDEKKLERYGLTEENAKQLIQANDSRLALGLYELGDKEQAVVLDGKATTVKELKDLRLPYTPPAANTPEAGQAGQAGQAGQAGQAGQAPAATGGAASQTTPSTGATSGQATQAPTEVPTVTLSQVATIEDKGIEESISRSNGERSIGVQVTKSQDANTVDVVNAVKQTIKDFEKENGSVNASVTLDQGKPIEESVSTMISKALIGALFAIVIILLFLRNIKSTIIAVISIPLSLLMAILVLKQMDISLNIMTLGAMTVAIGRVVDDSIVVIENIYRRLTDPTEKLKGKELIISATREVFIPIASSTVVTIAVFLPLGFVTGFVGELFLPFALTVVFALFASLIVAVTVVPMFADSLFKRGKAPKPEKEEGGKLANGYRRMLNWSLNHKLIVFGLSVLLLIGSFALVPTIGVNFLNQEGEKTLYVTYNPKPGQTLDDSLKAADQAEDYFNKQKNIDNLQFTVGGENPLNPGNTKQGVFIVQYDPDTEDFADVKQTAIKQLNADIPTGEWKEQDFSGGAASSGVSYSIFANNIEDLEKVTPKFVDAIEGETKYVRKVTTDLKEAYTQYTFEVDQQKAAEFGVSTAQLAQGIANVQGEEKPLSTIKVDGKELDVIVPNEQTTYDSIRDLEETDVVTPLGVRKLSDFVEVKKGTTPDSLNERDGKLVATVTAELKTDKATEASQAIEKSVKNIDRPTGVSYEQGGVTEQIQESFTQLGLAMAAAVAIVYLVLVITFGGALTPLVILFSLPFAIIGGLVALLITGETISVSSLIGALMLIGIVVTNAIVLIDRVIHKEAEGLSTREALLDAAGTRLRPILMTALATIGALAPLALGLEGGALISKGLGVTVIGGLTSSTLLTLLIVPIVYEFLARFRKKKSMDS
- a CDS encoding TetR/AcrR family transcriptional regulator, with amino-acid sequence MASAKAQETRRRILEATTAIILQQGFTQLTLDEVAKQANVSKGGLLYHFSSKEALLMGVIEAQEARQFELYEQHQLTMGPMEAFVTLQIQQQEEFHLDMDALLYLLSLLKDHATFVEERKRQAEHFFRQLTEQMDPVEVLSIRFTLDGLKLSEHFQFGAPSPTVRQRLIQQLIERARRLDKQIEE